The following coding sequences lie in one Arachis hypogaea cultivar Tifrunner chromosome 4, arahy.Tifrunner.gnm2.J5K5, whole genome shotgun sequence genomic window:
- the LOC112796546 gene encoding uncharacterized protein produces MENQSINAAAPTMETKKFPESREREMAEVDSACVDTILHQAISAQFRYPNLVYLGKDRDRYLTHCVPLHKAALKGDWKEAKKILEHDELLLTAAITKGWATPLHVAVGANHVHIAKELVQLMQPGDLELQDNKGNTAFCFAAAVGNVQIAEIMRRKNDLLPQIRVRSGMTPLHLAAMQGRSEMAWYLFPQTKGILQEEDWISLFFICINSGLFDLALEMLNQKDKPISEVKLATARGDDCETGLHVLARKLPICSCQSQQYGKGFMHFCKKDTSILKLTKRMWQIFLTLEDEIFIETITEPSQAIFIAAEVGNFEFLSVLLSTYPDLIWELDTTGRSIIHTAVLHRHASIFNLIHEVGSIKDIIVTFLDDKGNNLLHCAAKLAPPDRLNIVSGAALQMMLELSWFEEVKKITPPMYLEMRNNAGFSPRKLFTMEHEELLKQGESWMKRTAESCMVVSTLIATGVFSAAFTLPGGNIDNIGSPKYLKKPSFLVFAISDATALISSSASILIFLSILISRYAEYDFLCSLPMKLISGLVTLFISIISMIITFSSAYFVTCFQGLKWIPIFISVLTFVPIPLFVCLQFPLWSDIVYSTYICSSLFRLRKPKIT; encoded by the exons ATGGAAAATCAATCAATAAACGCTGCAGCTCCAacaatggaaacaaagaaatttcCTGAATCTCGTGAGAG AGAAATGGCTGAAGTAGACTCAGCTTGTGTTGACACAATTCTTCATCAGGCTATCTCTGCTCAATTTAGGTATCCAAACCTAGTGTACTTAG GAAAAGATAGAGATAGATACCTCACCCATTGTGTTCCACTTCACAAAGCAGCACTGAAAGGTGACTGGAAAGAAGCAAAGAAGATCCTAGAACATGATGAATTGCTACTGACTGCTGCCATAACAAAAGGGTGGGCAACACCCCTCCATGTTGCAGTGGGAGCAAACCACGTCCACATTGCGAAGGAGCTGGTGCAACTAATGCAACCTGGTGATCTTGAATTGCAGGACAATAAAGGCAACACTGCCTTTTGCTTTGCTGCAGCAGTTGGGAATGTGCAGATTGCTGAGATAATGAGGAGAAAAAACGATTTGTTGCCACAAATTAGGGTTAGAAGTGGAATGACTCCTCTTCACCTTGCTGCTATGCAAGGAAGGAGTGAGATGGCATGGTACCTATTCCCTCAAACGAAAGGAATCCTGCAAGAAGAGGATTGGATTTCCCTGTTCTTCATTTGTATAAATTCGGGACTCTTTG ATTTAGcccttgaaatgttgaatcagaAGGACAAGCCAATTTCGGAGGTCAAACTAGCTACTGCAAGGGGAGATGACTGTGAGACAGGTTTACATGTCCTGGCTCGGAAGCTTCCAATCTGCAGTTGCCAAAGTCAACAATATGGAAAAGGCTTCATGCATTTCT GTAAAAAGGACACCTCCATTCTCAAACTCACAAAACGGATGTGGCAAATATTTCTCACCCTTGAAGATGAAATCTTCATAGAAACCATAACAGAACCTTCTCAAGCAATATTTATTGCTGCAGAAGTGGGAAACTTTGAGTTTCTATCTGTGCTCTTGAGCACTTACCCTGATTTGATATGGGAATTGGACACAACGGGTCGAAGTATAATTCACACAGCTGTTTTGCATCGTCATGCAAGCATCTTCAATCTTATACATGAAGTTGGCTCAATCAAAGATATCATAGTCACTTTCCTTGATGACAAAGGGAACAATTTGTTGCATTGTGCTGCAAAATTAGCACCACCAGATAGACTTAACATTGTTTCTGGAGCTGCTTTACAAATGATGCTTGAATTGTCATGGTTTGAG GAGGTGAAAAAGATAACGCCGCCAATGTACCTTGAAATGAGAAATAATGCAGGCTTTAGTCCCCGAAAGCTGTTCACCATGGAGCACGAAGAATTGCTGAAACAGGGAGAGTCATGGATGAAGAGAACAGCAGAATCTTGCATGGTTGTCTCAACTCTCATTGCCACCGGAGTCTTTTCTGCTGCCTTCACCTTGCCAGGTGGCAACATTGACAATATAGGAAGTCCAAAGTATCTGAAGAAACCATCTTTCTTGGTATTTGCAATATCGGATGCCACCGCATTGATCTCATCCTCAGCCTCAATACTTATATTCTTGTCCATCCTCATCTCGCGGTATGCTGAATATGACTTTCTCTGCTCACTGCCCATGAAGCTCATATCCGGATTAGTGACACTGTTCATCTCTATCATAAGCATGATAATAACATTCAGCAGTGCTTACTTTGTGACATGTTTCCAGGGTTTGAAGTGGATACCTATCTTCATTTCTGTACTAACATTTGTACCAATACCCTTATTTGTATGTCTTCAGTTTCCTCTGTGGTCTGACATTGTGTATTCTACCTACATTTGTAGTTCTCTTTTTAGGCTACGCAAACCCAAGATTACCTAG